In Zea mays cultivar B73 chromosome 7, Zm-B73-REFERENCE-NAM-5.0, whole genome shotgun sequence, the following proteins share a genomic window:
- the LOC100191694 gene encoding uncharacterized protein LOC100191694 precursor, translated as MAKGRAHPSKRPTHQLLAAVLSVFVLLPLLVPAAATVAVAVAVAEGGGKQLAVGKDEGKLVSEGDAGGGGLVEENEFAGGFGSLDSMLQWAIGNSDPEKLKEGAADVQKLSADELLERRQEIKELMEKLKMPSDADLMKIAIDDLNNSSISLEDRQRALQELLVLVEPIDNANDLEKLGGLLPVIQELNNANEEIRTTSAWVLGTASQNNELVQNQILGYGALVRLVKMGYSTSTEEAAKALYAISSLIRNNVNGQEAFHSENGSAMLQHILVSNNIDVRLQKKAVFLVTDLADFQLNSGIAQLPFLSDRLFLKSIVDMLSRFDLDLHEKVLLAIKSLLKLSSTDVEDFEFYDLDSVLLRLGVQLEDLTPEDQKEFAVEVDALRREVQTLFQQKLKQGKATST; from the exons ATGGCGAAGGGAAGGGCACACCCGTCGAAGCGACCCACCCACCAACTTCTCGCGGCTGTCCTATCCGTTTTCGTTCTCCTCCCGCTGCTCGTGCCGGCGGCGGCAACTGTGGctgtggcggtggcggtggcggagGGGGGCGGGAAGCAGTTGGCGGTCGGGAAGGACGAGGGAAAACTGGTCTCGGAGGGGGATGCTGGTGGAGGCGGGTTAGTGGAGGAGAATGAATTCGCGGGTGGCTTTGGCTCCCTCGACAGCATGCTGCAGTGGGCGATCG GAAATTCTGATCCGGAGAAGCTGAAAGAGGGGGCTGCTGATGTGCAGAAGTTATCTGCAGATGAACTGCTCGAGCGGCGTCAGGAGATCAAG GAGTTGATGGAGAAGTTAAAGATGCCATCAGACGCTGACTTAATGAAAATCGCAATTGATGACTTAAATAATTCTTCCATTTCACTGGAGGATCGCCAACGCGCACTGCAGGAACTTTTAGTTCTTGTTGAGCCCATTGACAATGCTAATG ATCTTGAAAAACTTGGGGGCCTCCTTCCTGTGATTCAAGAGCTTAATAATGCAAATGAAGAAATACGGACCACCTCTGCATGGGTCCTTGGTACAGCCAGTCAGAATAATGAACTTGTACAAAACCAG ATCCTTGGTTATGGAGCTTTGGTGAGGTTGGTGAAGATGGGTTATTCCACATCTACAGAAGAAGCTGCAAAAGCATTGTATGCTATATCATCTTTGATCAGAAATAATGTAAATGGTCAAGAAGCATTCCATTCAGAAAACGGGAGTGCAATGTTGCAG CACATATTGGTCAGCAACAATATTGATGTTAGGCTACAGAAGAAGGCAGTGTTTTTAGTAACAGATTTGGCAGACTTTCAGCTAAATTCCGGAATCGCGCAACTTCCTTTCTTGAGTGACCGTCTTTTTCTGAAGTCAATAGTCGATATGTTATCAAGGTTTGACCTAGACCTTCACGAAAAA GTATTATTGGCCATCAAGAGTCTGCTGAAACTTTCCTCAACTGATGTGGAGGATTTTGAGTTCTATGATCTCGATAGTGTACTGCTCAGACTAGGGGTACAGTTGGAGGACTTGACACCAGAGGATCAAAAGGAGTTCGCTGTGGAGGTTGATGCCCTCCGGAGAGAAGTTCAAACACTCTTCCAACAGAAGCTCAAGCAG GGTAAAGCGACCTCGACATGA